From one Myxococcus xanthus genomic stretch:
- a CDS encoding DUF2378 family protein, with protein sequence MGFPQNDLEQRLAVIRPDDTVRGLVFNAVFNLTEKKLGVEAATRLREPFFKRSPVDFFSYPAIDALRLLYATSEALTPVYGSMEDAVRACGAAAVTHFFQSTVGQTLNRLIGKGDPKRLLSHAPTAYSTLVSYGRREFAVLGDKQVRLAFHGDMQPVQYHEGVLKEALSVVGCKSRVVGTPRGVTGADYVITWE encoded by the coding sequence ATGGGCTTTCCGCAGAACGACCTCGAACAACGGTTGGCCGTCATCCGTCCCGACGACACGGTGCGCGGGCTCGTCTTCAACGCGGTGTTCAACCTGACAGAGAAGAAGCTGGGTGTGGAGGCGGCCACTCGCCTGCGTGAGCCCTTCTTCAAGCGCTCCCCGGTGGACTTCTTCTCCTACCCGGCCATTGATGCCCTGCGCCTCTTGTACGCGACGTCGGAAGCGCTCACGCCCGTCTACGGCTCCATGGAGGACGCGGTGCGGGCCTGCGGGGCCGCGGCCGTCACGCACTTCTTCCAGTCCACGGTGGGGCAGACGCTCAACCGGCTCATCGGCAAGGGCGACCCCAAGCGGCTCCTCTCCCACGCACCCACCGCGTACTCGACGCTGGTGAGCTACGGCCGGCGCGAATTCGCCGTGCTGGGAGACAAGCAGGTGCGCCTGGCCTTCCACGGGGACATGCAGCCGGTGCAGTACCACGAGGGCGTCTTGAAGGAGGCCCTGAGCGTCGTCGGCTGCAAGAGCCGGGTGGTGGGCACGCCTCGCGGCGTGACGGGCGCTGACTACGTCATCACCTGGGAGTAG
- a CDS encoding M23 family metallopeptidase — protein sequence MRIAPLLCLAAALLASTSEAAVRHVIKNRRIEPRQTLAQALHDAQLPDAQVAAVISALEGVFDFRKSRVGDQLRLVIRDGELDFFDYRQSMVDEWQVRRDGEKYVGSKRAIEVEKQVAVVALEIQSSLYEAAVAAGEDPAIGMVLADVFAWDIDFYRDVRKGDTARALVEKFVSKGRLLRYGDVLAATYAGGLVGNKKVYRYVLPDGQPNYFNEEGASAKKTFLKTPLKYANVTSRFGSRFHPVLKYLKAHNGVDYGTPIGTPVWAVADGTVTQAGYAGAAGNMVVIRHANGFETQYMHLSRFGEGVRAGARVRQKQVIAYSGNTGRSTGPHLHFGLKRNGQYTNPLNQQFPRADPLPKELLPDFLAKAQELTGQMEAVSVAAVAGQAAAMP from the coding sequence ATGAGAATCGCTCCCCTGCTCTGCCTGGCCGCCGCGCTGCTGGCTTCGACGTCCGAAGCCGCGGTCCGTCACGTCATCAAGAACCGCCGTATCGAGCCGCGCCAGACGCTCGCGCAGGCGCTGCACGACGCGCAACTCCCGGACGCGCAGGTGGCCGCCGTCATCTCCGCGCTGGAGGGCGTGTTCGACTTCCGCAAGTCGCGCGTGGGCGACCAGTTGCGGCTCGTCATCCGCGACGGGGAGCTGGACTTCTTCGACTACCGCCAGAGCATGGTGGACGAGTGGCAGGTCCGCCGCGACGGCGAGAAGTACGTGGGCAGCAAGCGCGCCATCGAGGTGGAGAAGCAGGTCGCCGTGGTGGCGCTGGAAATCCAGTCGTCGCTGTACGAGGCGGCGGTGGCCGCCGGCGAGGACCCGGCCATCGGCATGGTGCTGGCGGACGTGTTCGCCTGGGACATCGACTTCTACCGTGACGTGCGCAAGGGCGACACGGCGCGCGCGCTGGTGGAGAAGTTCGTCTCCAAGGGCCGCCTGCTGCGCTACGGCGACGTGCTGGCGGCGACGTACGCGGGCGGCCTCGTGGGCAATAAGAAGGTGTACCGCTACGTGCTCCCGGACGGGCAGCCCAACTACTTCAACGAGGAGGGCGCCAGCGCGAAGAAGACCTTCCTCAAGACGCCCCTGAAGTACGCCAACGTCACCAGCCGCTTCGGCTCGCGCTTCCACCCGGTGCTCAAGTACCTCAAGGCCCACAATGGCGTGGACTACGGCACCCCCATCGGCACCCCCGTGTGGGCGGTGGCCGACGGCACGGTGACGCAGGCGGGCTACGCGGGCGCCGCCGGCAACATGGTGGTCATCCGCCACGCCAACGGCTTCGAGACGCAGTACATGCACCTGTCGCGCTTCGGCGAAGGCGTCCGCGCGGGCGCCCGCGTGCGGCAGAAGCAGGTCATCGCCTACTCCGGCAACACAGGCCGCTCCACCGGGCCGCACCTGCACTTCGGGCTCAAGCGCAACGGCCAGTACACCAACCCGCTCAACCAGCAGTTCCCCCGCGCGGACCCACTGCCCAAGGAGCTGCTGCCGGACTTCCTCGCCAAGGCGCAGGAGCTGACGGGGCAGATGGAGGCGGTGTCCGTGGCCGCCGTCGCCGGGCAGGCCGCAGCGATGCCGTGA
- a CDS encoding glycogen/starch/alpha-glucan phosphorylase — translation MAPPASASQPPRPAQPATTDDSGLGHDAASLRRSFLDHVRYSRGKNYESSTPHDRFMALSLAVRDRLADRWVKTSRTYYEKDVKRAYYLSAEYLLGRALGNNLLNLGMYEAASESMQEVGVDLTNLLEMEPDAGLGNGGLGRLAACFMESLATLAYPGMGYGIRYEFGIFTQDIVDGYQVERADEWLKFGNPWEIVRPEKAVPVRFFGRVEHHQGPDGRPVARWVGGKTVVGVPYDTPIAGYHNNTVNTLRLWQARASEEFDLLLFNAGDYERSVVEKNDSEVISKVLYPNDAFQAGKELRLKQQYFFVACSIADIVRRYLKNHTDFKDFSRKAAIQLNDTHPAIGVAELMRVLVDEKRLLWDEAWTITQETFGYTNHTLLAEAMEKWPATLFERLLPRHLEIIYEINSRFLRQVQIRYPYDQEKMQRMSLVEEGAEKKIRMAHLAVVGSHSVNGVAALHTDLLRRDVLTDFASMNPERFNNKTNGVTPRRWLAWCNPRLSKLITSRIGEGWVTDLDKLTKLEAHAEDPEFRKAFREVKRANKEDLARHIRDLRWVQLNPDAIFDVQIKRLHEYKRQLLNALHIVALWMKARRDPSTIIHPRAFIFGAKAAPGYHLAKLTIRLINGIAEVVNSDAGTTGLQVVFAPNYRVSLAERIIPAADVSEQISTAGMEASGTGNMKLMLNGALTLGTLDGANVEIRDAVGDENFFLFGLTADEVIARKREGYRPRDEYNQHQELREALDLISTGFFSPEDKHLFKPLVDSLLEEDRYLMLADFPSYMAKQEDVAHAYKDADGWARKCIINVARGGIFSSDRTIKQYAEEIWRIQQTPVDP, via the coding sequence ATGGCCCCTCCTGCCTCCGCCTCCCAGCCGCCCCGCCCCGCCCAGCCGGCCACGACTGACGACAGCGGGCTCGGGCACGACGCGGCCAGCTTGCGCCGTTCCTTCCTCGACCACGTCCGCTATTCGCGCGGAAAGAACTACGAGTCGTCCACCCCCCATGACCGCTTCATGGCGCTGTCGCTCGCGGTGCGTGACAGGCTGGCAGACCGGTGGGTGAAGACGTCGCGCACGTATTACGAAAAGGACGTCAAGCGCGCCTATTACCTGTCCGCCGAGTACCTGCTGGGTCGGGCCCTGGGCAACAACCTGCTGAACCTGGGGATGTACGAAGCGGCCTCCGAGTCGATGCAGGAGGTGGGAGTTGACCTCACCAACCTGCTGGAGATGGAGCCGGACGCGGGCCTGGGCAACGGCGGCCTGGGCCGCCTGGCCGCGTGTTTCATGGAGTCGCTGGCCACACTGGCCTACCCCGGCATGGGGTACGGCATCCGCTACGAGTTCGGCATCTTCACGCAGGACATCGTCGACGGGTACCAGGTGGAGCGCGCCGACGAGTGGCTCAAGTTCGGCAACCCGTGGGAAATCGTCCGGCCGGAGAAGGCGGTGCCGGTGCGCTTCTTCGGGCGCGTGGAGCACCACCAGGGCCCGGATGGCCGTCCCGTGGCGCGCTGGGTGGGCGGCAAGACGGTGGTGGGCGTTCCGTATGACACGCCCATCGCCGGCTACCACAACAACACCGTCAACACGCTGCGGCTGTGGCAGGCGCGCGCCTCCGAGGAGTTCGACCTGCTGCTGTTCAACGCGGGCGACTACGAGCGCTCGGTGGTGGAGAAGAACGACTCGGAGGTCATCTCCAAGGTCCTCTACCCCAACGACGCGTTCCAGGCCGGCAAGGAGCTGCGGCTCAAGCAGCAGTACTTCTTCGTCGCGTGCTCCATCGCGGACATCGTCCGGCGCTATCTGAAGAACCACACGGACTTCAAGGACTTCTCCCGCAAGGCAGCCATCCAGCTCAACGACACGCACCCGGCCATTGGCGTGGCGGAGCTGATGCGCGTGCTGGTGGACGAGAAGCGCCTGCTCTGGGACGAGGCGTGGACGATTACCCAGGAGACGTTCGGCTACACCAACCACACGCTGCTGGCCGAGGCGATGGAGAAGTGGCCGGCGACGCTCTTCGAGCGGCTGCTGCCCCGCCACCTGGAAATCATCTACGAAATCAACTCGCGCTTCCTGCGGCAGGTGCAGATTCGCTACCCGTACGACCAGGAGAAGATGCAGCGGATGAGCCTGGTGGAGGAAGGGGCCGAGAAGAAGATTCGCATGGCCCACCTCGCCGTCGTCGGCAGCCACAGCGTCAACGGCGTGGCCGCGCTGCACACCGACCTGCTGCGCCGGGACGTGCTGACGGACTTCGCGTCCATGAACCCGGAGCGGTTCAACAACAAGACGAACGGCGTGACGCCGCGCCGCTGGCTGGCATGGTGCAACCCCCGCCTGTCCAAGCTGATTACGTCCCGCATCGGCGAGGGCTGGGTCACGGACCTGGACAAGCTGACGAAGCTGGAGGCGCACGCGGAGGACCCGGAGTTCCGCAAGGCCTTCCGTGAGGTGAAGCGCGCCAACAAGGAAGACCTGGCCCGGCACATCCGTGACTTGCGCTGGGTGCAGCTCAATCCGGACGCCATCTTCGACGTGCAGATCAAGCGCCTGCACGAGTACAAGCGCCAGCTCCTCAACGCGCTGCACATCGTGGCGCTGTGGATGAAGGCGCGCAGGGATCCGTCCACCATCATCCACCCGCGGGCGTTCATCTTCGGCGCCAAGGCGGCGCCGGGCTACCACCTGGCGAAACTGACCATCCGGCTCATCAACGGCATCGCCGAGGTGGTGAACAGCGACGCGGGCACCACGGGCCTGCAGGTCGTGTTCGCCCCCAACTACCGGGTGAGCCTGGCCGAGCGCATCATCCCCGCCGCGGACGTGTCCGAGCAGATCTCCACCGCGGGCATGGAGGCGTCCGGCACCGGCAACATGAAGCTGATGCTCAACGGCGCGCTGACGCTGGGCACGCTGGACGGCGCCAACGTGGAGATTCGCGACGCGGTGGGCGACGAGAACTTCTTCCTCTTCGGCCTCACGGCGGACGAGGTGATTGCTCGCAAGCGCGAGGGCTACCGCCCGCGCGACGAGTACAACCAGCACCAGGAGCTGCGCGAGGCGCTGGACCTGATTTCCACCGGCTTCTTCTCGCCGGAGGACAAGCACCTCTTCAAGCCGCTGGTGGACAGCCTCCTCGAGGAGGACCGCTACCTCATGCTGGCGGACTTCCCGTCGTACATGGCGAAGCAAGAGGACGTCGCGCACGCCTACAAGGACGCGGACGGCTGGGCGCGCAAGTGCATCATCAACGTGGCGCGCGGCGGCATCTTCTCCTCGGACCGGACCATCAAGCAGTACGCCGAGGAGATCTGGCGCATCCAGCAGACGCCGGTGGATCCGTGA
- a CDS encoding YybH family protein yields MSTGPASPSLPAGDDADRRALEDVVRAFTDAFNRDDLDAVMAYFTPDAMYETYDGKLCRGLAQVREAFAAQFRGDFGRIRFLTEDMVVDAPAGKVVLRWRCQHEVSARRGPRQLMYRLMYGQHFGWYGLDVLHWEAGRLREKRTYAQAGLPLVRRGRP; encoded by the coding sequence GTGAGCACAGGGCCCGCATCCCCTTCCCTCCCGGCCGGTGACGACGCCGACCGGAGGGCGCTGGAGGACGTGGTGCGGGCATTCACCGACGCCTTCAACCGCGACGACCTCGATGCGGTGATGGCGTACTTCACGCCGGACGCGATGTACGAGACGTACGACGGAAAGCTGTGCCGGGGCCTCGCGCAGGTGCGCGAGGCCTTCGCCGCGCAGTTTCGCGGTGACTTCGGGCGCATCCGATTCCTTACCGAGGACATGGTGGTGGATGCGCCCGCGGGCAAGGTGGTGTTGCGCTGGCGCTGTCAGCACGAGGTGTCCGCGCGCCGCGGCCCGCGCCAGCTCATGTACCGGCTGATGTACGGCCAGCACTTCGGCTGGTACGGGCTGGACGTCCTGCACTGGGAAGCAGGACGTCTGCGCGAGAAGCGGACGTATGCCCAGGCCGGGCTGCCCCTGGTGCGACGTGGGAGGCCTTGA